gacttcagacacttttagctgtgtgactgctAACCTGTTtcacagtttcctcacctgtaaaatggggataataataacacctacctcccaaggtggttgtcAGGATAAAATTTGTAGTgtttatttagcacagtgcctgacacattgcTAATATCAAGGTGATTGTTGTGTTATTAGTAAGAGATGGCTTTCTTAGCTTCAAGGGTAAAACTCTCTTATCTAATACACCCTGCTGCCTTTAGAGAGGGAATACAAAGATGACCCAATCGCTTGCTCAGTTTGCCTTATAGTAGAAGAGACAAATATGCACATAAGTTAATATAAACAAGAGAGTTAAGTGCAAAGCAGAGGCCCAAGTTCTATAAGTATGGAAGCAGAAGAGAGAATTTCTAGCCAGAAGTATCAGATACAGCTGGACTTCCTTGAGGAAGTGATACTTCAGCTGGACCCTAAAGGACAGAAAATATTTCATGGGGCCAAAGCGTAGTAAACATTTTGTAGACAAAGGCACGGTGGAGGGAGAGGCCAAGGAAGATTACAGTTGCTGAAATAAGGCATTTGCTTTGACAGTCATCTCCTTCAAGACTGCTCTGATggagtagaattgctcattgactacgagaggtgggggtgagaggaggggagggaaagaacatgaatcatgtaaccatggaaaaattttcttaatcaactAAATTAAAGAGGCAGGCTCTaagacaggggtcagcaacctttttgaccgtgagagccataaacgccacattttttaaaatgtaattccgtgagagccgtacagtgctcacagtgcgcgctcctgtaacagcgcctgaaaaaaaattagactttatggctcctgcagaaagagccatactttgccgacccctgctctaaaggtaAATCAGAcctctttttctccatattctTCATGCTTTCCCATCTTATCAGTCTTTCTCCTATGCAGATTCATTTGCCACACTGTGGTGTGGGAAATTTGTTGGCTCATCACTTAATGGAAAAGCTTGGAATGTGCCACTATGTTCCAGTGTTGGCACACTGGGCAGCACACCTGGACCCCAGTTTTTTGTCattggctttttaaaaaccaCTTGGGAGCAGCtatatggttcagtggattgagagccagacctagaaatgagaggtcttgggttcagatgtgaccccagacacttcctagttgtatgagcctgggcaagtcaattaacccccatttgtctagccttgCCCTTCTCTtgtagagttgttactaagacaaagttttaagggttttaaaaaaaaattatatgcattTTTACATTTAACTTTTACTTGCAAAACTTTTGGCTTTACAAGGTGTTGATCTTCTTGTacctgtttcttttctctctctctctctctctctctctctctctctctctttctctcccccccaccccctttctcccttcttagaTTGCGATGACTGGTGGAAAACAGACTGCAACCCGAACAATTCTACCATCCCTGCTAACTGTACTGGCTGTGCATTGATTACAGGCCTCCAGGTGGTACAAACCATGTCACAGTTACCCCCCAAATTTGAGAAACTCCAGCCTCTACTGATCAAGGTAACAGAAGCCTGACTCTTTTGATAATTAACCTAAACTAAGGAAGGTACCCAATGCTTTCTAGCAACAACCAGTAATGGCTTGTGTTGTCTTTTGTTTCACCTAAGACTGGACAGTCTCTATCTTCCAAGGACCTTCAGCTTTTTCAGTGCCAGTACCCAGAGTTGACAGAAGGGATCTCTGAAGGATTATTAGCCCGGTGGTGGAATTGTTTTCCTCATCAGCGGTTCCCTTTTAGTTTCCCATGGTGAGTTTCAAGAATGAATGGGTTGAGCCTTCAGCCTAGGTGTTGAGAAGTAACACATTCAAAGACATGATATTCAGTAGCagagttaaaaaataatgacaaatgagagtcaaagaacagaaaaatgtgTGATATGAATTAATAggccaggaaggggaaggaggaatgcAGTCTTTACACATTACCAATTTCTGTTTGCACATTGCGTGGAGCTCTGATTAAGTGCTAGAAATTGCCTAACAAAAGCAAATCAAGATGATGGTCGTTGCCCTTGGAATGAAAATCCTCAGAAGAAATTAAGTTGAAATGGCTTTTTATCCCCATTTGTTTCTGTGAAATTTGCTAatgatttgcttctcttcttcctgtcTCATAAACGTATCTCCAAAATAAAGAACTGGGGCTTTTAATCCTCAGTTGTGCGAGTTGATTTAAATCCATTTTCCCCCTTGTCTGCACTCTACCCAAGGAGGACAACTTGTATTATCTGAGCAGCAGGAtacctctttcctccttcttcccttccttaacCCTTTACTACCCCCACaaccattctttcttcctttatcccCCTTCTGACCACTTCTAATTTCCAAGATAAGATGAATAAGTTGTTTTTTGCTACTTTCTTCATGCTATTTTAGTTGGACTTTGTCAACATCCCACCCACTTATTCAAATTGTGATTCTAGAGTGTCTTTGTGttatgtttattaaataatttataatggCTATTTTTAATGGAATGGATGTCAATGCTAAGCCCTGTTATTTTTCTACACACCCCGCCCCACATTATTCCGTCCTTATTTTGTTCTCTATAGCATGGTAACAGTTCCTCTTGCCCAGTGTGACCTGTGTTTTTCTGTCTGCTGTTTTATAGGAGCAGACCTCTGAATAGATCAAACATTCTACATCAGCTTTTCCCTGTGTTCGATACCTTGCCATTTCCTAAAGATGTCTCCTTGAAAAGCTGCTTTGTTGCCCATCAACCACCTGTACTGGGGAGTAAGGTGAGAAATCAgtctatcaacaagcatttataaagggcccactatgtgccagagaacctaaaagaaaaaaaaaatacaaaatgatccTTTCCCCTAACAAGCCTATCTTCTATTAGAGAAAGCAAacttaaaatcatattttttggcaaagaaagaTACCATCGGCTGGGAAATGGGAGAAGCCTCATGTATACAGAAGGCTatacttgagctgagtcttgaaagaaactagCAATTCTAAGCAGAAGTAAGGAGTTTGAGAGGTACGAAAGGCTCTTTTAGATATTGAACCAGTGGGGATGGTTTTTTGCCATTAATTGAGTGTTATTGATGTAGATTCtaatagcatttttttctggGGATTATATTTTTGCCAGCATGTACCAAACAAAtgtaccaccaccaccacctctatCTTGAACACCATTTTCCCTTAATCCTCACCCCGAAAGGAGTTAGCCTAGGATCTTGAGCACAAGGGTCTTAGAAATAGCAGTGCCCCTAAACCAGCAAGCCCTCCTTCCAGCTCATCTCCTCTAGCCATTATTGAGAGAAATCATTATGGATAAGGTGCCTACCTTCCTCAGCACGGGAGGAATTTTAAAACTCATGAAAAGTTTATTGCCTAGGAGTAGGATACCTCTTTTTTTCTGGTAGTAGAGTAGATGGTGATACTGAGCTCTTGCCTGGGCTTTAAAAAGATTTCACCATGTTATCACAGGCTAGAATTTAGGGCTCTAAGCATAAATTCATCTCTGTAATTACTGTGCATTTTCTATGTGACTTCTTTTTacctcatttttctgagttgatAATTGGGGCTAATCACATCAATCTGCCTCATAAGGTTATGGAGGGAACTGACTAAAGGATCTTTGTAGATAACAGAGTACCTTCATCACATTCCATTTAGTTATCACAAAACCTTGCtattaaattactaaataaagtAGTCTAAGAGGAGTGACCCAACAGGCAGAAATTCTAAATATAGTCTGGCTCCCTACAAGGCAGATAATTCTTCTGTCCCTGATCCTACCTTAAGCCCCTTTTTCCAGTGCTTGTCCCAGTCCACTTCTCCTTTTCCTTGTTCCCTACTCCCCTGGGCCCCTGGTGCCAGCCAACCTTGCTCCCAGACTACTCCCTGTCCTTGATCATTGTCCGCCTCAGTTCTGCTGCTATGGCTTCGCCCATTGTTCCTAATGTTGCCCTGGCAACAGCAGTAAGAATGGGATTTTTCTGGTCTGACTTGTAGCAGTGGTCTCAGTATCAATGGTGGTAGTAAACAGGGCAGAAGCTGAGGCCAGTGGCTGTAGGGGTGTGATGGGTAGGAGCTACAAGGCAAGGGCTCTTGTCCTGTTGTTCCAGATATCCAGAGGAGTAGAAGCCAAATAGGTGAGGTTCTAGTATATTTGTTCTTAAGTTTTATCCCGTAATGTCATATTTCTACAGCACTTGTACATTAATGGCTTATAGATCTAGAGTTGTATGGGAACTCGGGTCATTTTGTCCAGTCCCCCCACCCTCCCCTTATTGtataggtagggaaactgaggtccatagtgGTTCagtggcttacccaaggtcacacagagcaGTGAATagcagaagtaagatttgaatccagatctcgtGACACCaaaatcagtgctctttccacggtagtatctatttctatcctttgttTGACAGATTAAGAGGCTGAGGCCCATGTTATTCAGTTAGTCTTGATTATGTCACTCACATTTCTGCAATATAATAACCCAGTGAACTAAGGAGAGCAAAGATTTTTATTCTCAGTTCCCATGAGGAGGCCAAAGCCCAGAGAGGTGAGAAGACTTGCCCATGATTACAAAGCTATGAAGTGGAGGCCAGAATTCAAACTTCAGTCTCTCCCAGCTCCCAAGTGCAGTGTTTTTCCCACTATACAGAGCTGCCTCTGTCTCTTCACCCAGATTATAAAGTCCTCATGGGCAGAAAAATGACATCTTTGGTGTTCAGGGCCAGGCTCCTAAGTGGGTAACAGTTCCTATAGGCATTCACATTGGCACTGGGCCTGATCCGTCTCTGCTTCCCTTGTTCTGTACTCTCCTCCTGCAGATGCGTGCAGTGCACGACCTATTTGTCATCGGCAGTGGCGAGGGCATCATGTACCTCACGCCTCCTACTGAGTGCCGAAAACATTGCAATACTGTGGTGATGCAGCTGGAGCCAGGGGACGTTGGTACGTATGGAGCTGGGTGGTAAGGTTGTTGAGTCTTATTCCTGGAGGCAGTTCTGCTTGAACTCCTTTGGAAAGGGAACACACTTTGTGCTGGAGGAGTGGAGATATGTGTATATTTGGGAAAAATCCATTGTTTTTCCTGCCCCCAAAtcagtttttattgatgtcttccaTTTTTTACATCATCATAATTTTCTGCAGTAATCCCATGGCTTTCCCCTTTCAGAAAACCCTTATgtgtaacaaataatttttttaagacaaaaggaaaaaatcaacatAACTAATCAATATGttgataaaatatgtataatgtaAAACCCTTGTagatctcttatttcttttttttttttttgagccagGCTTGTTCCTCATAATTGTGTAATATTAACATGGGGGGATGAAGGGGGCTATCAATTTTCTCTTTACATCGTTGTAGTCATTCACTCACTGTGTATATTGGTTTCTTGATTTCTGCTTACTTCAGTCTGTATTAGTTTATGcatttctttctagttttctctgtattcatcatatcacatttgttatttcttctgGCACAGGATTCCATTACACCCATGTACCACAGTTTAGCCATCCCTCACATTTGATAGACCTCCACtttgcttctaattctttgctatcacaaaaagtgtcACTGTAATATTTTAGTGCATATTCATCTTATCACTGGCCTTCTTGGGATATAAGAATGGTAATAGAATCTTTGGGTCAACTagtatgaacattttagtcactttatttgcataatttcaaattgctttccagaatggctgtaccCATTCACATCTCCACTAACATGATACACCAGCAGCATCTGCATAATTTCCAAACACAATGCCTCTCAACATTGACTGTTCTCATCAATTGTCTTTTTTGCTAATTTGCAGGTTGTGAGGCTcccaaatcaatttttttaaaagatcagcaTGCTTAGAAATTGGTCTTGTGCTCAGTCATACCTGGATTAGTGACACAGTAATGGAATTAAGTTAGGGCACATGTATAACCGGGAAGAGATGAAGATCCTTTTAATGCCACATTTACCAACTTGGTTGGGGAAAAGTAAGAGGAAGGAGGTGCAACTTTTTTTATCAGGGCAGCcaccctaaaaataaataaataaataaaataaaaaggaatgcaACTGGGGCGGCTAGGTAGGCTCAGTGGGTcaagaaccaggcctagggacCAGGGagaggagggtcctgggttcaaatcggacctAAGGCactaactacctgtgtgaccctgggtaaattacttaaacccccatttcctagctcaCTACATagtattctaagatgaaaagtaagaatttaaaaaaaaatttttaaataaaagaaataaatgcaacCCAGTTGCCTGGTTACATAAAAGGATTCTGAGTCACCCTGCTGACTTATCCcattattctctttttgttttactCCTCTTCACTTGAAGTCTTTAGTAGGAAACTGGGTGATCACTTGGCAACATGGATTGTATCTGTTTAGGTATCCCTCTTgagttttattttaacttttaactgAGATACTGTGATTCCCTTGGAAGGATGGAATTGAGGAGAAATTTATCCTTCATATATGTAGGCTACACCAATTCagggaaaatttaaaatgtatataatctttaatcaaattctaaattttatttcagattttaaaattaaaccaTAACAATGACTACACACAGTATAAACATTGATTGAACTGATGTTTGCCAGTGACACTGGGATAGGAAACTTTAACTGGGGAAAAATGGCATTGCTATGATAAAAACAGCAGGGATTACTGTAATAAGGACTGAAATATAGGATTCTGATTTCAAGTTTTAGACTTGGTTTCTCTACAGTGAAAATGGTCTTTGGGTGATGATAGCAATGGTATATTTGGATTTAGAAGATTAATTTTTTACATAAATACATTTGGATAGAATCTTGTCTTAGAATATGAATTCATGCCACTTCagacaaaagatatttttaataccTCATATAGAGAATGTTTCCCAAACCCAGAAGCATCCACAAAagtaccccccccccaaagagaaaggaatggaCTTTAAACTCTccagatctcagttttctcacccataaaatgagggggttgaagcAGATAATCTCAAACATTCTTCTAAGTccaaagattataaattataaatccaTGATTGCTCTAAGCCAGTCCTCTTTCTCAAATTGTTGTATTTGTACTTGACAACCTAACAGTATTCATTGTGATTAAATGTTTTAGTTTAAAAAGGCTCTTTTGTTGAACttgaaaacatttaataatactaaaatttacatagtgtggattttaaaattaatattcagtatctccaaaatatatttatagagatttattaatatttaactagagagctagagaacacaggaaaCGTTCCCCACTCACCTCGTGTGGAAGAAAGAGCTAGGGAAACAAAGACTcggtcaccactcaattcacgtggaagagagcGCTAGAggggcattacccaaaacttaaatgcaatcatgcaaaagacgcaggtaaacagaaaggaaaaggaattgtgggtaatacagaaaggaattttgggcaatgcagttccaggggttcaagattttccaactatacattagTGATTTACCATTTTAAACTGTACTTATTTCTTAATTCATTTGATCACAACCTTCAGAggtagggagggcagagattttaACACCCATTCatagaggcccagagaagttaaatcac
The window above is part of the Gracilinanus agilis isolate LMUSP501 chromosome 4, AgileGrace, whole genome shotgun sequence genome. Proteins encoded here:
- the C4H6orf89 gene encoding bombesin receptor-activated protein C6orf89 homolog, encoding MDFILEDMDLAANELSIYDKLSETIDLVRQTGHQCGMSEKAIEKFIKQLLEKNEPQRGPPRHPLLMVAYKVLITLGLTLLTAYFVIQPYSPLPPEPVLSGAHTWRSLIHHIRLLSLPIAKKYMLENKEFVPLSNYEPQNDDAYPDCDDWWKTDCNPNNSTIPANCTGCALITGLQVVQTMSQLPPKFEKLQPLLIKTGQSLSSKDLQLFQCQYPELTEGISEGLLARWWNCFPHQRFPFSFPWSRPLNRSNILHQLFPVFDTLPFPKDVSLKSCFVAHQPPVLGSKMRAVHDLFVIGSGEGIMYLTPPTECRKHCNTVVMQLEPGDVGYASVDHWKISVGPRGTEPLVICDGTTNSEM